The genomic window AAAGGTGAAATCTAACGGATAGAAAAATAGAACGACATACTTACCCTCGTAGTCAGATAGCTTAATCGTCTTGAATTCTTGGTCAACAACAGCCGTAGCCGTAAAATCTGGAGCGGCTTGACCAACTCGAAGACATCCTTCTTGATAAGACATGAAATACTCTCCTAACAGATGACTACTTTTATCTCTAAGACTGATTTATTGCTAAAACCGGGGTAAACCGAAGCGTTTGCCCACGCGTCTCGACAATTTAAGTTGTCACGAACTGTTACAAATATATCATACTCATAACGATTTTGAGTAGAGTTCAGACTGCACTACTAGGCGATCGCCCGATGTTCGAAGAACTTTACAATTATTTAAGCATTTTTTCTGTAAGACCATAGCGCAGCGATCGCAATCCTGAACAGATGCAACAATAGCTAGCACAAATGACGCTTGGCATCGTTAAATGGCGACTGAGACATCGTATATTGCGATCCATTTATTGCGGTTCATCACCAACGGATTGAGTGCATGGAGTATTTAGATACCCGAGAGTGGCTGTTAACTAATGGTCTCGGTAGCTTTGCCAGTGGAACCGTTTCGGATGCGCACACGCGCACGTACCACGGGTGGTTGTTTGCGGCCTTAGAACCACCGAGCCGCCGACATTTGCTCTTAGCCCACATTGATGCCACCCTCGAAATCGGCGGCACACCTGCACGGCAGTCTATGGAACTCAGCACCAATTTCTGGGGGAGTCGGGCGATCGCACCCCAAGGGTATCGATTACTCCGTTCGTTTCAAACCGAGCCAGTGCCTACCTGGGTTTGGGGAGAGTCGGAGTGGAGAATCACTCGGCAAATTGTGATGCCCTATGGACTCATTGCTCCAGATCTGGAACACACCACTCAACGGTTATGCAACCGGGTTTTAGTCCGCTATCGGTACGAAGGGCACGAACCCGTTATCCTCAAGCTTAGGCCGTTGGTGTGCGATCGCGACTTCCATCACCAGCAGCAAGCCTCTGCAGATTTACGCTTTTCTCAGATCGTGGAGTCTAAGCGACTCCTGATTCAAGCCCGCCGTCCAAACGGGTTGGGAACATCCTGGCAGTTAGAGTGGAGCCACGGTAATTACTATCCCGACGGCATCTGGTATTGGGACTATCGATATCCTGAGGAAACAAAGCGCGGATTGGGCGATCGCGAAGATTTA from Synechococcales cyanobacterium T60_A2020_003 includes these protein-coding regions:
- a CDS encoding glycogen debranching enzyme family protein, translating into MEYLDTREWLLTNGLGSFASGTVSDAHTRTYHGWLFAALEPPSRRHLLLAHIDATLEIGGTPARQSMELSTNFWGSRAIAPQGYRLLRSFQTEPVPTWVWGESEWRITRQIVMPYGLIAPDLEHTTQRLCNRVLVRYRYEGHEPVILKLRPLVCDRDFHHQQQASADLRFSQIVESKRLLIQARRPNGLGTSWQLEWSHGNYYPDGIWYWDYRYPEETKRGLGDREDLFNPGCLVVSLQPGDSVILEARVRTPDSIGPSPQPLDSHTFDQTILTTQHRLENQFADLISSPQDPLANLKKCLLHASDQFVVYRSSIQGPTFIAGYPWFNDWGRDTLIALPGLALATRRYTLARGLLQTFGQFCQNG